A window from Mus caroli chromosome 2, CAROLI_EIJ_v1.1, whole genome shotgun sequence encodes these proteins:
- the Fam163b gene encoding protein FAM163B produces MTAGTVVITGGILATVILLCIIAVLCYCRLQYYCCKKDESEEDEEEPDFAVHSHLPPLHSNRNLVLTNGPALYPAATTSFSQKSPQARALCRSCSHYEPPTFFLQEPEDEDFEGVRNGGGRVAYKSISQEDVELPSASFGGLQALNPNRLSAMREAFSRSRSVSTDV; encoded by the exons ATGACAGCCGGGACTGTGGTCATCACTGGGGGCATCTTGGCAACTGTGATTCTGCTCTGTATCATCGCTGTTCTGTGCTACTGTCGGCTTCAG TATTACTGCTGCAAGAAGGACGAAtccgaggaggacgaggaggaaccCGACTTTGCTGTGCATTCTCACCTGCCGCCCCTGCATTCCAACCGCAACCTCGTGTTGACCAACGGGCCTGCTCTCTACCCAGCTGCCACCACCTCTTTCAGCCAAAAGTCCCCGCAGGCCCGTGCCCTCTGCCGCAGCTGCTCCCACTACGAGCCGCCCACCTTCTTCCTGCAGGAGCCAGAGGACGAAGACTTTGAGGGCGTGCGCAACGGCGGGGGGCGTGTGGCCTACAAAAGCATCAGCCAGGAAGATGTGGAGCTGCCCTCTGCAAGCTTCGGAGGCCTGCAGGCTCTCAACCCCAACCGCCTCTCTGCCATGCGGGAGGCCTTTTCCCGAAGCCGTAGTGTAAGCACTGATGTGTGA